A part of Primulina eburnea isolate SZY01 chromosome 10, ASM2296580v1, whole genome shotgun sequence genomic DNA contains:
- the LOC140803867 gene encoding LOW QUALITY PROTEIN: ABC transporter G family member STR2-like (The sequence of the model RefSeq protein was modified relative to this genomic sequence to represent the inferred CDS: inserted 1 base in 1 codon) has protein sequence MKNANNHRPEMIIDIGKGVNFTGGMEFSNLTYTVIKKQKDINGKWVKREADLLHDITGYAPKGCITAVMGPSGAGKSTFLDGLAGRIASGSLMGRVSLDGVDVNPSLIKRTSAYIMQDDRLFPMLTVYETLMFAADFRLGSLSRDEKRERVEKLIEQLGLTTSVNTYIGDEGTRGISGGERRRVSIGVDIIHGPXLLFLDEPTSGLDSTSAHSVIEKVRDIARSGSTVILTIHQPSSRIQLLLDHLIILARGQLMYQGSPKDVNLHLGRMGRKIPKGENPIEYFIDVVQEYDQSELGVEVLAEFALTGVKPPLLVDNEDTSISTVVPTLPLPPTQSTNQQTAEEGGYRSNKRYHLQTVHKNEKDFDHSVKSQSNQSISWSINQSMTFTPTRNHADHRALTRRSPSSGYYTYSSDILQGTPTPHSSEYTVNEDDYRTDSIVHPNTISKHHNLGPKFANSFFPEIWVLMRRNFINIRRTPELFLSRLLVLTIMGFMMATMFWHPKGDVQGITNRLSFFIFTVCLFFFSSNDAVPAFIQERYIFIRETSHNAYRASSYTIAGLITYLPFLALQASVYAIIVWFPLKLHGPFWYFLLVLYMSLLSTNSFVVFVSSVVPNYILGYAAVIAFTALFFLFCGYFANSHEIPPYWKWMHYVSTMTYPYEGLLMNEYQTNQTFGGISGFNILETLAVGTEKYLKWQKVYIMLGWAVLYRVLFYVVLRFFSKNQRT, from the exons ATGAAAAATGCTAATAACCATAGACCGGAGATGATAATAGATATTGGGAAAGGAGTAAATTTTACAGGTGGAATGGAATTTTCCAACCTTACATATACTGTGATCAAGAAACAGAAGGACATTAATGGGAAATGGGTCAAGCGTGAAGCTGATTTGTTGCATGATATAACTGGATACGCCCCTAAAGGGTGCATCACGGCTGTTATGGGTCCTAGTGGTGCCGGAAAATCGACGTTTTTAGACGGTTTGGCTGGAAGAATCGCCAGCGGAAGCCTAATGGGACGAGTATCGTTGGATGGTGTTGACGTGAACCCGAGCTTGATTAAGAGGACTTCGGCATATATAATGCAAGATGACAGGCTGTTTCCCATGCTTACTGTTTATGAGACTCTCATGTTTGCTGCAGATTTTAGGTTGGGATCACTCTCTAGGGATGAGAAAAGGGAACGTGTCGAGAAGTTAATCGAACAGCTCGGTTTAACT ACGTCTGTAAACACTTATATAGGCGATGAAGGGACGAGAGGCATCTCCGGGGGTGAGCGTCGCAGGGTTTCGATAGGAGTGGACATCATACATGGAC TCCTTTTATTCCTTGACGAGCCTACTTCAGGACTAGACTCAACCAGTGCTCATAGTGTAATCGAAAAGGTCCGCGATATAGCACGTTCTGGAAGCACGGTCATCCTCACAATTCACCAGCCCTCATCCCGTATCCAGCTTTTGCTCGACCACCTCATAATCTTGGCTCGAGGGCAACTCATGTACCAGGGCTCACCCAAGGATGTCAACCTCCACTTAGGCCGGATGGGACGTAAAATCCCCAAAGGTGAAAACCCAATCGAGTACTTCATTGACGTGGTGCAAGAATATGATCAGTCGGAGCTCGGAGTGGAGGTGTTAGCGGAATTTGCTTTAACCGGAGTGAAGCCGCCGCTTCTGGTTGACAACGAGGATACATCTATTTCAACTGTTGTTCCAACCTTGCCTTTGCCTCCTACTCAGAGCACCAATCAACAGACAGCAGAGGAAGGTGGATACAGATCGAATAAACGATACCATCTGCAAACGGTACATAAGAACGAGAAGGATTTTGATCACAGTGTGAAAAGCCAGTCGAATCAGTCAATTTCTTGGAGCATTAACCAGTCAATGACCTTTACCCCAACTAGGAATCATGCTGATCACAGAGCCCTGACTCGAAGGAG TCCATCTTCTGGATATTACACATACTCAAGCGACATCCTGCAAGGCACACCAACCCCTCATAGCAGCGAATACACGGTGAATGAAGACGACTACCGAACAGATAGCATTGTCCACCCGAATACTATCTCAAAGCACCATAACTTGGGCCCGAAATTTGCCAACTCATTCTTCCCAGAGATATGGGTACTAATGCGCCGCAACTTTATCAACATCAGGCGGACCCCGGAGCTCTTCCTATCCCGACTTCTAGTCCTAACCATAATGGGCTTCATGATGGCCACCATGTTCTGGCATCCTAAAGGCGATGTCCAAGGCATCACAAATAGGCTAAGCTTCTTTATATTTACAGTCTGCCTCTTCTTCTTTTCCTCCAATGACGCTGTCCCAGCTTTCATCCAAGAACGCTACATCTTCATCCGTGAAACATCACACAATGCATATCGAGCGTCATCCTACACCATTGCAGGACTGATCACCTACCTTCCTTTCCTCGCCCTTCAGGCATCGGTTTACGCAATAATTGTCTGGTTCCCATTGAAACTCCACGGTCCGTTCTGGTACTTCTTGCTAGTCCTCTATATGTCCCTCCTCTCAACAAACTCTTTTGTTGTATTTGTAAGCTCGGTCGTGCCAAATTACATCCTCGGATATGCAGCTGTGATTGCATTCACCGCGCTTTTCTTCTTATTCTGCGGATACTTTGCGAATAGCCATGAAATTCCACCATATTGGAAATGGATGCACTACGTTTCAACTATGACTTATCCGTATGAGGGGCTGCTGATGAATGAGTATCAAACCAACCAGACATTTGGTGGGATAAGTGGGTTCAACATATTGGAAACTCTTGCAGTTGGGACTGAGAAGTATCTGAAGTGGCAAAAGGTGTATATAATGCTGGGATGGGCTGTTTTGTACAGAGTTCTTTTCTATGTTGTTCTGCGTTTCTTTTCCAAGAACCAAAGGACATAG